Below is a window of Flavobacterium cyclinae DNA.
CGTCGCCTTGCAGTAAACGATTCATTTGGGCGTTGCTTCCTAAATCATTTCGGATTTCTTTTAATACACGTTTTTGGGCATTCGTTAAATCAAAAGGCAAGTGATTTTTATAGAAATTATTGAAGTTTTCACCCACTTTTTCAAACGGCATTCCTTTGATTTTATGTTTACGAATCAGATTCTTCGTAATCAATTGCAATTGAATGAAAAACAATTCTTCAAACTTCAATCGGAATTGTGCTTTTGCCAATAAATCTTGGCTTTTTGGAAAATGAATATTGAATAAAGCCGCATTTTTTGGAATCAATTTTAATTCATCCAAAAGATAATTCGGAAGATTCTCTGAAAACAAAACTTGGGTTTCTAAAAACAATTGTTGCATCATTTTATTGATGACTTTGTTAGAAATCCCTTTATTGGCTAATTTTTCTGTACTTGGATAAACCGGTTGCATGGCCGAACGAAGACTGGCTTTGTGTTCTTCCAACAATTCCATTTCAGGATGTGCCATGTTGTAAGTAGCACCAAATTGCGTTACTTTTCCAAAAATAACATACGGAACATTAATTTTCAAACTCTCTCGAATCCATTTTTGACCTTGAAACCAAACCAGTTCCATTTGACCAGTATCATCTACAAATGTCGCTACTAATCTCGATTTTCCTTTCCCTTGTTCAACGGTTTTGATGTTGATAATTTTTCCAACAATTTGAACTTCTGAATTACTGTTTTGCAGTTCGTTAATTCTGTAATATCGAGTTCTATCAATATAACGATTTGGGAATAAATTTAGTAAATCGGCATATTTATGAATGCCCAACTCCTTGCGCAATAAATCACCACGTTGTGGACCAACGCCTTTGAGATATTCTATGGGAGTCTCTAATAAGTTCACAGTTTACAGTCGCAGTTTACAGTTTTTCTCTTCGAGCGGAGTCGAGAAGTTATATTTAAAATTATTTAAGCGAAGATAGTTTATAATTTGTTAATTTGAAAAACAGAGAATTTGAAAATGTTTATATTCGTACTTTATTAAATTCCATTAAAATGTTTCGTATTCTTTTAGCCCTATTTTTTATAAGCATATCTTTTGCCCAACAAACGGATAAAGTTGATTTTATAAAATGTGATGCTTCAGTTTATCCATATGCATCAGAAAAATCAATTTCTGGAACTGTTGTTTATGAATTTAAAGTAAAAAAAGCAATCGATACTATTAAAATTGATGCTAAAAGCATGGAATTTTCAGGAGTTATGATCAATGGAAAATCCGTAAAATTTAAAAACTCAGGTAAAACATTGGATTTATTTGAAGGATTTAAAAAAGGAAAAAACAAACTAACTTTCAGCTATTCAGCTAAACCCAAACAAACACTTTATTTTACGGGTCAAGATGAGAATTTACAAATTTGGACACAGGGTCAAGGTAAATATACAAGTTACTGGTTGCCAAGTTTTGATGATGTGAATGAGAAAGTGATTTTTAATATTTTAATCTCGGATGTAAATCCTTATTTAAAAGTTATTTCTAATGGTTTGTTAAAAAGAAAACCTGAGGTAATGTATATGGATTATGATGCATTTGAAATGAAAAAACCAATGTCATCTTACTTAGTAATGCTAGTCATTGGAAATTTCGAAAAGCAAACTACAACTACAAAATCAGGAACGCCATTAGAATTTTATTTAGATAAGAACGATGTTTCTAAATTTGAACCCACGTTTCGTTATTCCAAAGAAATGTTTGATTATTTGGAGCAAGAAATAGGAGTGAAGTATCCTTGGGGCATTTACCGTCAAGTTCCGGTTCGTGATTTTTTATATGCGGGAATGGAAAATACGACTTCTACCATTTTTTCACAAGATTTTGTAGTGGATTCTATAGGGTTTAATGATAGAAATTATGTCAATGTCAACGCTCATGAATTAGCGCATCAATGGTTTGGGGATTTAATTACAGCGCAATCAGGCAAACATCATTGGTTGCAAGAAGGATTTGCTACTAATTATGCTTTATTGGCAGAACGTCATATATTTGGAGATGACTATTTTTATGACGTATTAAATGATTATGCAGAACAATTGTATCGCGCTTCAAAAACCGATACGATTCCTGTGATGAATGAAAAAGCGAGTACATTATCGTTTTATAAAAAAGGAGCTTGGGCATTGCATGTGTTACGAGAAGATATTGGCGCAAAGAATTTCCAAAAAGCAGTAAAAAAGTATTTGAAAAAGTACCAATATAAAAATGTAAATACCGATGATTTCTTGAAAATTGTGAGACAAGTTTCGGGTTATGATGTAGATATCTTTAAAAAACTTTGGCTAGAAAAAGCCGGATTTGAAATGGAAATCGCTCAAAAATATCTTTCTAGAAACAAATTCATTCAAGACTATTTTGCACTAAAGAAAAGTAAAAAATCATTAGCTGAATTAACAGAAATTTTGAAATCGGACGCCTATTATCCAATCAAGCAATACATAGTATATCAAACACGAAATATTCCTTTTGAAGAGAGAAAAGTGATAATTAAAGCCGCTTTAGCTACAAATGATATTTTGGTAAGAAGGGCTGTAGCCGAGTCAACTCCAATAATTCCTGAAGCGATTAAGTCGCAATACGAAACATTGTTAGATGATAATTCGTATGTAACAAATGAAATTGCTTTAGTGTATTTGTGTATGAACTTTCCTGCAGACAGAGAAAAGTATTTATTTCAAACGAGACGCTTGTTAGGCAATAATGATAAAAGTTTACGAATTACATGGTTAAAACTAGCTTATGAAACGCCAGAATTTGATGCACAAAAATTAGATTATTATTTGGAATTATTGCATTATGCATCGGCCCAATATGAAAGTTCAATTAGGCAAAATGCTTTAGAAACCCTGTTATCAATTGATTTTATGAATACTAAAGTAATTACACAATTATTTTTAGCAACAAAACATCACAAATGGCAGTTTACACTTTTTGCAAGAACAAAGATTCGAGAATTACTTAAAAATTCTGAATACCGAGCTTTAGTTGAAAAATTAGCAGCAACCTCAGATGATTCAATGAGAGAATTATACTTGAAATTTTTGAATGAGAAATAAAATAAACCTGACAGGTTTCAAAAACCTGTCAGGTTTTATGTTTAAAACACTCTTTTTAATTCTTCTTTTAAGTAACTTATTGCAACAGTACTCGGAGCTTCAGTTTCAGTCATTTCTAACATGATGGCTTCTCTTAATTTATCAGCACTTGTGATGTCTTCTCTTGCCGCATTTTTTCGAATAATTTGAACTGTACTATTCTTGGCTTTTAACACGATATCCCAAGTTTCAGCAGTTAAATATATTTGTTGGGTTAGATTGTGTTCGTATTCCGTTTGAACATGATGTACTAATAAAGTTGCGTAATCCTCTTTTGTTTGGCTAATTGGAGCCACACGAAGTAATAATTGCGCTGGATTAATTCGTTCTAAAAATAAAACCATGCGTTCATAGGCTTGTAAACGAATGGGTAACGCTTGTTTTTGATTTTCTCTTAACAATTCAAATTTACGTTTACTTTCTTCGCTGTTGTAGAATTTTTGCATCATTACAAAAGCAACACCTCCCGTAATTAAAGCTGGTAAAGTATAAGCTGCAATTTCTAATAATTTATCTTCGATAGTCATTTTTAATAGATTTAAATAGTTCGCAAATTAAGATTAAAATTATTAAAATTCAAATAGATTTTCTTTTGTTGGTATTATCTTAAAAAGAGTTGATAACTTCTTTTGTATTAACACTAATCAAAGTGTATTTTTGTAAATTAGTAAAAAGTTATCGAATCCTATGAATGAAATGCAGCGTTATATTAGCCAATTGAATGAAGCACAACAACTTCCGGTTTTACAAAAAGACGGACCTATGATTGTGATTGCTGGTGCAGGTTCTGGAAAAACCCGAGTACTAACGGTTCGAATTGCTAACTTGATGAGTCAAGGTGTGGATGCATTTAATATTTTGGCGTTAACGTTTACCAATAAAGCTGCACGTGAAATGAAAAAACGTATTGCTGATATCGTTGGTAATAACGAAGCTAAAAATCTTTGGATGGGAACTTTTCACTCGGTTTTTGCTAAGATTTTACGTATTGAAGCTGAAAAGCTTGGTTACCCTTCTAACTTTACGATTTACGATACGCAAGATTCGGTGCGATTGATAGGTGCGATTATTAAAGAAATGCAATTGGATAAAGATATTTACAAACCAAAGCAAATCATAGGTAGAATTTCATCTTACAAAAATTCTTTAATTACCGTAAAAGCTTATTTCAATAATCCCGAATTACAAGAAGCGGATGCGATGAGTAAAAAACCGCGTATGGGAGAGATTTATCAACAATATGTAGAGCGTTGTTTTAAATCGGGTGCGATGGATTTTGATGATTTATTATTGAAAACCAACGAATTATTGAATCGTTTTCCTGATGTATTAGCGAAATATCAAGATAGATTTCGATATATATTGGTGGATGAGTACCAAGATACCAACCATTCGCAATATTTGATTGTTCGTGCGTTGTCCGATAGATTCCAAAATATTTGTGTGGTAGGTGATGATGCGCAAAGTATCTATGCTTTCCGAGGTGCAAACATCAATAACATTCTAAATTTCCAGAAAGATTACGAAAATGTTCAAATGTATCGATTAGAGCAAAACTATCGCTCTAGTCGCAATATTGTAGAAGCAGCGAATAATGTAATCGATAAGAACAAAACCAAATTAGATAAGGTGGTTTGGACCGCCAATGAGCACGGACCCAAAATTAAAGTCCACCGAAGTTTAACTGATGGTGAAGAAGGACGTTTTGTGGCATCCACAATTTTCGAACAAAAGATGCAGCACCAAATGCATAACGGACAGTTTGCAATTTTGTATCGTACCAATGCGCAATCGCGAGCTATGGAAGACGCTTTGCGTAAACGCGATATTCCTTACCGAATTTACGGAGGATTATCGTTTTACCAACGCAAGGAAATCAAGGATGTTTTGGCGTATTTACGTTTAGTAATTAATCCAAAAGACGAAGAAGCTTTAGTTCGTGTTATTAATTATCCAGCACGAGGCATTGGAGATTCTACAGTAGAGAAATTAACGGTAGCGGCTAATCATTACAAGCGTTCTATTTTTGAGGTGATGGAGCACATCGATAAGATTGATTTGAAATTGAATTCAGGTACGAAAGCCAAGTTGAATGATTTCGTTACCATGATTAAAAGTTTCCAAGTTATCAACGAAAATCAAGATGCGTTTTTCTTAACTGATCATGTTACTAAGAAAACAGGCTTAGTTCAAGAATTAAAGAAAGACGGAACACCAGAAGGAATTGCCCGTATTGAAAATATTGAAGAATTATTAAATGGTATCAAAGACTTCACCGAAGGACAAAAAGAGGTTGATGGTGCTAGAGGTTCGTTAGCCGAATTTCTTGAAGATGTTGCGCTAGCTACCGATTTGGACAAAGATACTGGAGATGACGATAGAGTAGCACTAATGACAATCCACTTAGCAAAAGGATTAGAGTTTCCACACGTGTTTATTGTGGGATTGGAAGAAGATTTGTTCCCAAGTGCCATGAGTTTAAATACTAGAAGCGAATTAGAAGAAGAACGTCGTTTGTTCTACGTAGCTTTAACTCGTGCCGAACATCAAGCGTATTTGACGTATGCGCAATCGCGTTACCGTTGGGGAAAATTGGTTGATAGCGAACCATCGCGTTTTATTGAAGAAATTGATGACCAATATTTAGAATATTTGAATCCGGTTGACACGGGTTATCGATACAAACCTTTGATGGATGTGGATGTTTTTGGCGATATTGATAAATCGAAATTACGTTTATCTAAACCAACTGCTGGAACACCACCAAAATATTTGACGCAAGACCAACCAAGTCCAACTGCAAATATTAGACGTTTGAAACCTGTTTCGAGTAATTCAGGAGGATCTAATTCGGTTGATGCCAATTTAACGGTTGGAAATATCGTAATGCACGAACGTTTTGGAAAAGGTCAAATCGTAAACATAGAAGGAGTAGGAGCTGATAAAAAAGCTGAAATTCGCTTTGATGTGGGCGGATTAAAGAAGTTGTTGCTACGATTTGCAAAATTAGAAGTTATAGGATAAAATAGATTATATGGAAGTTAAAGAATGTATTTGTTGTAAAAATCAAGTTACAGAAAATAGTACAAATTGTAAATTTTGTAATTTTCCTTTTTTAGGTACTGAAGAAGAAAAAGCCAAGCATATTGGAATGTTTATTGTAAATAAAAGAGTTATTTCAGAATCTGAAGATTCATTGGAAAAAAATCAGTATTTATTATACATTGTTTCAGCATTTACTTTCTTGTCAGCAATACTATTCTTTATAAATAATAAAGGATTTTATTTAGAAACGATTATCAATGTTTTTATAGGAACGGTTATATTTTTATGTGGCTTTTTCTTAAAGAGAAAACCTCTTTTGTTAACAATTATTCCTTTGTTATTAATATTAAGTGTTTACACATTGAATTACCTTATTAATCCAGATACCTTATTTAATGGAATTGTTTTTAAATTGCTTATAATTATTAGTTTAAGTTACAATGTTTTTTTAATTGAAAGATCAAATTCATTTAAAAAAAATCATCATATGAAAAATTAGTTATGTCAGAATTCATAAGAATATACGAAGATAAGCCAAGTGAAGCAGCTATTAAAAAAGTAGTAGATGTATTAAAAGATGGTGGTTTAGTAATTTATCCAACTGATACGGTTTATGGATTGGGTTGTGATATAACGAATTCTCGTGCACTTGAAAAATTAGCTAAAATCAAAGGCATTAAATTGGAAAAAGCGAATTTTTCTTTTGTTTGTTCGAGTTTGAGTAATTTATCTGATTATGTAAAGCAAATTGATACTTCTACTTTCAAAATCCTAAAACGTGCTTTGCCTGGTCCTTACACTTTTATTTTGCCAGGAAATAATGATTTGCCAAAAGAATTCAGAAAAAAGAAAACCGTTGGAATACGTGTTCCTCATAACAATATTGCGCTTCAGATTGTGGAAATGTTAGGAAATCCTATTGTTTCAACATCAATTCGTGATGAAGATGAGGTTATTGAATATTCTACCGATCCAGAATTAATCTTCGAAAAATGGCAAAATAAAGTCGATTTGGTTATCGATGGTGGTTACGGTGACAATGTAGCTTCCACCATTATAGATTTAACAGGTTATGAGCCAGAAGTTGTTCGTGAGGGTAAGGGAAGTTTAGATATATTGTAAAAAAAAGGACAATTTAATATTAAATTGTCCTTTCAAAAAATAGTTTATTTAGATATTATTGTCCATCAACATTAGAATTAGTATCTGGATAGCTAATTAATTTATTTTTAGCATAATTTTCAGATTTTTCTTTACTTTGACCATATAATTCTGGATGTAAGTAAGTTCCTTTGTATTCTTTTTCTTTCTCTGGGATAATTCTGTTTTCATTAGCATATTTATCTGCTCTTACAGCAGTTATTTGCCAACTCACTTCTACATTAGGTGAATTTGTTTGGATAATAAATTTATTGTCTGAAATTTTTTCTCTAATTATAGCTTGAGCAAATGTACCAATGGTAGTTAATTGATATCTAAAATCTTTATTAGCGGCTTCAAAATAGTTTGGTAATAAAACTGTTGCATAACCATTTTCATCTGTTGTAACATTACCAGAATATATATTCAACATTTCAGGTGATTCAACAAAACTGTGAATTAAATATTTGTTTTTTGGATCTAATGGATGATCAATCTTAAAAGTTCCTCCACCTTTAGCAATATTTCCCGTTATATTTAAATCTCCATTAATTGTTACATTTCCTGTAAAATCAGAATTTCCATCAACACTTAAAGTATTTAAGGCATTAGTATTGTAATTAAGGCCAAGTCTTAATTGTCTAAAATTTGAATAGCCACTTCTATTGAATCTAGCAAGAGTATCAGGAGTTGAACAAGCACCAATTAAATATAAATTATTTAAAGCCCCATTATGTTGAAATTTAATTCCACATTCACCTGCTGCATAATTAATATCCTCAACAAAAAGTAATTCTCCCGAATTTACATTGTTAAAACCACCAAGATTACCTATACCAGCTTTAGGACTAGTATTGTTAGTTACTACAAAATTTAAATTTGAATTAGTAACATTTGGACCTACTATTACACTTCCAGTATTGGAATTATTAATATTTGTGCCGTTTGTAGACCATTGTGGACCATTAACCCCAGCAGAAGTTTTTGCAAATAATGCATAAGGAACACTCAATAGTTGACTTGAACCACTAATTGTATAATTTGTCCCACCAGCAGGATCCACATCAGTCGAAATAAAATACGAACCAGTTGACCAATCGATTGTAGAAAAACTTCCAGATACAACACTTCCATTTCCAACTTCTATACTTATTAAACCATTTGCATTTGTACTTGTTGAATGAGTTTCAACATAAACTGCTGTTCCTGTTGAAGAGCCTTGTAATATGCTCACTTGTATTCCCACAGGTGATGATATGATTAACGCGTCTGAACCATCTCTAATTATTGCTTGATAACTCATCATTTCTGGAGTTTGAGCTTGTGCTGTATAGGTAATGCATATGAATGCAAAAAGAGTATATAATTTTTTCATAATTTTATTTTTTTATTAATTTAAAAGATTTGATTAATTTGTCTTTATTCATTATATTGAGAAAATAGATATTTGAAGAATAGCTAGAAACATCAATAGTAGTTTCGTTTTGTAAGTAATCTTCTTTTTTTATAACTTTCCCATTAATATCAATAATTTTAAGACTAAGATTTAAATTATTTAAGTTGATAAAGTTTATTTTAATATGATCAGTGGAAGGATTTGGATAAATTTTCAAATCACTAATTAACTCTGAATAATCTATCGAAGATAATACTTCGGAGATTTCATAAGGTTGTTGAACACCTTGTGCATTAGATCCATTAGTTCCTGAGTTTGTCGTGTAAACCATTTGACCAACTGAATAAGAAACTGATCCATTAGCTCCCGAAAGATTTCCTCCCGAAGCATTAACCGAATTTTGTGCTACAATAAAGGTTATACCAATAAAATAAACACTCAAAAAATAAAACATTAATTTTTTACATTTCATAATTTTATATTTTTTTAAGTTCTCTTAAATCTAATGAAAATAATTAGTTTACGAATGGTTTTATCGTTATAAAACAATTAAAAAGGTTAAAAGGTTGGTTTTTTTATTTATTAATATAAAAAAAAATGATTATTTTTTAATATTATGTGTTCGAAATTTACATTTGTGATGAATTTGTATAAAATTAAACACGTAGCAAATGAATAAAAAAAACACTTACTAAACTTTAGTAAGTGTTTTGATATTTATATTATTATATTTTTTGAAAATTTATTTCCCTTCTAAATTTTTCATTTCCTTTTCTAGCATATCGTAGAATTGGTCAATTTTTGGCATAATAATGATTCGAGTTCTTCTGTTTTTAGCTCTGTTTGCAGGAGAATCATTTTCTACTAATGGAACATACGAACTTCTTCCCGCAGGAATCAATTGTTTTGGACTAACTCCTAAATCTTTTTGTAAAACTCTTACGATGGAAGTAGCTCTTTTAACCGATAAATCCCAGTTGTCTAATAAAACAGCATTTTTAATTGGCACATTATCAGTGTGACCTTCTACCATACATTCAAAATCAGGTTTGCTGTTAATTACTTTAGCCACTTTTGCTAAAACTCCTTTTGCTTTGTCGCTTACTTCATAACTTCCCGATTTGAATAATAAATTGTCAGCAATTGAAATCATTACCACTCCTTTATCAACATTGATATTGATATCAGGATCATCAATTCCTACTTCACGTTTTAAACTTGTAACTAATGCTAAAGTAACACTATCTTTTTTTGTTAAAGCGTCTTGTAAGCGAGATATTTTTAAATCTTTTTCTTTTAAACTTTCTAAAGATTTTTCAAGATTTTCAGCACCTTTTGTAGTTAATGTTGTTAGATTCCCAACATTGTTAATTAAATCTGTATTGTTTTTCTTTAGGAAATCTACTTGTTGGGCTAAAGCTTCTCTTTCAGTTAAACATGTGTTTAATTTAACCGTTGCAGTGTTTAATAAATCTTGAATTTCTTTGTTTTTAGCTTCTAATTCTGTGTATTTCTTTTTTGAAACACATGAACTTAATGAAATTGCAGCTACTGTTGCAAATAGCATTACTCTTCTCATAATATACTTATTTTTTATGCAAAATTAAATGGAAATTGTTAAAAAATAGCTTTTTTAAACCTAAACTATTGTTAAAAAATATCAGCAAAGACCTTGCCATTCTTAATAAAATAACGAAAGACAATACTGTTAATTTTGTAGTAGTTTGAATTTTGAATTTTTCCTCTTTTCTTATAAAATTGATTCACAATATGATAATAGTGAAAATGTGCGGTTATTATTGCCCAACAATGTTTGAATTTCCCTTTCAAAATAAATTGAATTCCCGCCAATCCATCTAAGCATAAGCGCATAAAAATGATTGGAAATAATTGATTTTTTGGTAAATTCTTAGTTAACATCAACAATGAGTTTCTGAAATTCAAAAAAGTTTTTCTAGGATTTCCTTCGTTTAAAGTGGCTCCACCCACGTGATACACTATTGATTTTGAAGTGTATTTTATTTTATAACCAAAATTAAATGCTCTCCAACACAAATCAATTTCTTCTTGATGAGCAAAAAAATCATCATCAAAACCATTTAATTTGCGATACACTTCTTTTCTAATAAAGAAACAAGCACCTGTTGCCCAAAAAATTTCCATTTCATCATCATACTGATTTTTATCTTCTTCTATGGTATCAAAAATTCGTCCACGACAAAAGGGAAAACCAAATTTATCTATAAAACCACCAGCACCGCCAGCATATTCAAAATGGGTTTTCTTTTTGAAATCTAATAACTTAGGTTGTATGATTGCAGTTTCAGGTTGCGTTTCAAATATATTTAAAATAGGAGCCAACCAATTTTCGGTTACTTCAATATCGGAATTTACTAAAGCGTAGTATTCTTCTTCAACAAATTTCAATGCTTCATTATACCCTTTTGCAAAACCAAAATTACCTGTATTTTGAATAATTTTCACTGAAGGGAATTGGTTTTGAATCACTTCAATGGAATCGTCTGTCGAAGCATTATCAGCAACATAAATTGTAGCTTCATCTGAAAATGCAATTACAGAAGGCAAAAATTGCTCTAATAATTTGGCTCCGTTCCAATTTAGTATGACTACTGCTATTTTTTTCAAGTGATTATTGATTTAGTAATTGTTGAAATTTTATTTTTTTGTTATTTCGTTCAAATGAGTAGGTGTTTGAAATTTCGTCTGCCCAATTTAATACTTCTATTGCTTTTGTTACATAGGTTTTGGAGGTATTCATTTGAGCTAACAAATCAGCTAATTTTTCCAAGTTTTGTTCGTTAAATTTAAAATTTGAAAGATATTTTTTCATTTCATCATTTGAGAGAGAAATAAATAAAGGTAAATCAAAATCCAATTCTTTCTTAAATTCATTCGTAACTAAATCAGATGTTTCAACTGAATTACCTGCCGAATTTCCTTTTAAAAAAATGGCTAATAATCGTTGTAAAAAGAATCCTAATTTTTCAATTTCGGCTTGTATTAAATCGCGTTTTTCCATTTAAAATAATTTCATAAATCGTGAAATACAATCCAATACCAAAATACTCAAAAATAAATAGTCATTGAAAAATTTTAATTTGGTTGTAATCGAGGTGTAAAGGTATAAAATTATTGGGACGACCATTGCAATGTTTATGAAAGCAGCAAATGGCCAACTCATGAATGAAAAAAGCATTCCTAAACTTGAAAAAAATCCTAAAACAATAAAGTTTGCTTTCTCAACTTTAGTAAGATTCTGAAGTGTAATTCCTTTTGAAAATATCCAAATACAAGTAATAATATAACTAAAAATTCCAATTGTAATTAAAATTTTAGAAGTAAACCAAGTTACTAGAGTTGAAAAACACAATAGTAAAGTAACTTCTTTCTTAAAATTTGTCTTTACATTATATGTTTTTAACAGAACAAAAACTGCCAATAACGACATAAGGATTTTTATAGTCATCTTTTTTCAATTTTCTCAGTTCTAAAATCTATTAAATTCTGGAAGTTCTTTCAAGAAAACATATTTTTCATTCTCAAAATCCATTTGACAAAAGTAATGATTTAGTCCGTTGGTAACCATTAAATATTTTGCTTTCAAAACTAAGTTATATCGAGCAATTTGGTCAAATGTTTGTTGGGAAATAGGAACTTCGGGCGCTTTGCATTCTATTAATAAAAATATTTCGCCATTTGGTTCAAAAACAACGCCATCGTATCTTTTGCTTAAATTGTTAATCTTGATTAATTTTTCAACATTAATATAGGATTTTGGATACTTTTTATCTTGTAACAAAAATTGAACTACGTGTTGGCGTACCCATTCTTCTGGAGTAAGAAGAATAAATTTTTTTCTAATTTCATCAAA
It encodes the following:
- a CDS encoding ATP-dependent helicase translates to MQRYISQLNEAQQLPVLQKDGPMIVIAGAGSGKTRVLTVRIANLMSQGVDAFNILALTFTNKAAREMKKRIADIVGNNEAKNLWMGTFHSVFAKILRIEAEKLGYPSNFTIYDTQDSVRLIGAIIKEMQLDKDIYKPKQIIGRISSYKNSLITVKAYFNNPELQEADAMSKKPRMGEIYQQYVERCFKSGAMDFDDLLLKTNELLNRFPDVLAKYQDRFRYILVDEYQDTNHSQYLIVRALSDRFQNICVVGDDAQSIYAFRGANINNILNFQKDYENVQMYRLEQNYRSSRNIVEAANNVIDKNKTKLDKVVWTANEHGPKIKVHRSLTDGEEGRFVASTIFEQKMQHQMHNGQFAILYRTNAQSRAMEDALRKRDIPYRIYGGLSFYQRKEIKDVLAYLRLVINPKDEEALVRVINYPARGIGDSTVEKLTVAANHYKRSIFEVMEHIDKIDLKLNSGTKAKLNDFVTMIKSFQVINENQDAFFLTDHVTKKTGLVQELKKDGTPEGIARIENIEELLNGIKDFTEGQKEVDGARGSLAEFLEDVALATDLDKDTGDDDRVALMTIHLAKGLEFPHVFIVGLEEDLFPSAMSLNTRSELEEERRLFYVALTRAEHQAYLTYAQSRYRWGKLVDSEPSRFIEEIDDQYLEYLNPVDTGYRYKPLMDVDVFGDIDKSKLRLSKPTAGTPPKYLTQDQPSPTANIRRLKPVSSNSGGSNSVDANLTVGNIVMHERFGKGQIVNIEGVGADKKAEIRFDVGGLKKLLLRFAKLEVIG
- a CDS encoding OmpA/MotB family protein, whose translation is MRRVMLFATVAAISLSSCVSKKKYTELEAKNKEIQDLLNTATVKLNTCLTEREALAQQVDFLKKNNTDLINNVGNLTTLTTKGAENLEKSLESLKEKDLKISRLQDALTKKDSVTLALVTSLKREVGIDDPDININVDKGVVMISIADNLLFKSGSYEVSDKAKGVLAKVAKVINSKPDFECMVEGHTDNVPIKNAVLLDNWDLSVKRATSIVRVLQKDLGVSPKQLIPAGRSSYVPLVENDSPANRAKNRRTRIIIMPKIDQFYDMLEKEMKNLEGK
- a CDS encoding T9SS type A sorting domain-containing protein, giving the protein MKCKKLMFYFLSVYFIGITFIVAQNSVNASGGNLSGANGSVSYSVGQMVYTTNSGTNGSNAQGVQQPYEISEVLSSIDYSELISDLKIYPNPSTDHIKINFINLNNLNLSLKIIDINGKVIKKEDYLQNETTIDVSSYSSNIYFLNIMNKDKLIKSFKLIKK
- a CDS encoding L-threonylcarbamoyladenylate synthase, translating into MSEFIRIYEDKPSEAAIKKVVDVLKDGGLVIYPTDTVYGLGCDITNSRALEKLAKIKGIKLEKANFSFVCSSLSNLSDYVKQIDTSTFKILKRALPGPYTFILPGNNDLPKEFRKKKTVGIRVPHNNIALQIVEMLGNPIVSTSIRDEDEVIEYSTDPELIFEKWQNKVDLVIDGGYGDNVASTIIDLTGYEPEVVREGKGSLDIL
- a CDS encoding DUF7935 family protein, with the protein product MTIEDKLLEIAAYTLPALITGGVAFVMMQKFYNSEESKRKFELLRENQKQALPIRLQAYERMVLFLERINPAQLLLRVAPISQTKEDYATLLVHHVQTEYEHNLTQQIYLTAETWDIVLKAKNSTVQIIRKNAAREDITSADKLREAIMLEMTETEAPSTVAISYLKEELKRVF
- a CDS encoding glycosyltransferase family 2 protein encodes the protein MKKIAVVILNWNGAKLLEQFLPSVIAFSDEATIYVADNASTDDSIEVIQNQFPSVKIIQNTGNFGFAKGYNEALKFVEEEYYALVNSDIEVTENWLAPILNIFETQPETAIIQPKLLDFKKKTHFEYAGGAGGFIDKFGFPFCRGRIFDTIEEDKNQYDDEMEIFWATGACFFIRKEVYRKLNGFDDDFFAHQEEIDLCWRAFNFGYKIKYTSKSIVYHVGGATLNEGNPRKTFLNFRNSLLMLTKNLPKNQLFPIIFMRLCLDGLAGIQFILKGKFKHCWAIITAHFHYYHIVNQFYKKRGKIQNSNYYKINSIVFRYFIKNGKVFADIF
- a CDS encoding type I restriction enzyme HsdR N-terminal domain-containing protein, with the protein product MQKLNFPVYSFRFKNSENKVSIFDEIRKKFILLTPEEWVRQHVVQFLLQDKKYPKSYINVEKLIKINNLSKRYDGVVFEPNGEIFLLIECKAPEVPISQQTFDQIARYNLVLKAKYLMVTNGLNHYFCQMDFENEKYVFLKELPEFNRF
- a CDS encoding M1 family metallopeptidase, with amino-acid sequence MFRILLALFFISISFAQQTDKVDFIKCDASVYPYASEKSISGTVVYEFKVKKAIDTIKIDAKSMEFSGVMINGKSVKFKNSGKTLDLFEGFKKGKNKLTFSYSAKPKQTLYFTGQDENLQIWTQGQGKYTSYWLPSFDDVNEKVIFNILISDVNPYLKVISNGLLKRKPEVMYMDYDAFEMKKPMSSYLVMLVIGNFEKQTTTTKSGTPLEFYLDKNDVSKFEPTFRYSKEMFDYLEQEIGVKYPWGIYRQVPVRDFLYAGMENTTSTIFSQDFVVDSIGFNDRNYVNVNAHELAHQWFGDLITAQSGKHHWLQEGFATNYALLAERHIFGDDYFYDVLNDYAEQLYRASKTDTIPVMNEKASTLSFYKKGAWALHVLREDIGAKNFQKAVKKYLKKYQYKNVNTDDFLKIVRQVSGYDVDIFKKLWLEKAGFEMEIAQKYLSRNKFIQDYFALKKSKKSLAELTEILKSDAYYPIKQYIVYQTRNIPFEERKVIIKAALATNDILVRRAVAESTPIIPEAIKSQYETLLDDNSYVTNEIALVYLCMNFPADREKYLFQTRRLLGNNDKSLRITWLKLAYETPEFDAQKLDYYLELLHYASAQYESSIRQNALETLLSIDFMNTKVITQLFLATKHHKWQFTLFARTKIRELLKNSEYRALVEKLAATSDDSMRELYLKFLNEK